AATTTACGTCAAAGATCAGGTATTGGAGTCCGTCTAATTCTCTTACGACATCAGCTTTGTTGGTATCATCACCCCAACCACCATGAACATCATATGAAATGTTACTTATAATTATTATGAATATAACAATACATGATAAAATTCTTTTTTTCATTTATTCACCTACTGTCCTTCAACTAATCTTATATCGCTAAGATAATGATAACTATGCAACATAAATTTGCTTGTTTCCCATGTTATATTTAAATTAGTCATTGGTCTACCCATTTCCACATCAACATCAACATAATACCATTTTCCCATTTGTAAATTTTCTACTTGACTATACATCTGTTCAGATAATTCAAGTTCATGTTTAATGTTATCTGGATTTTCATGATTATTATATCTAAAATACATGCGACCTCTTAAAATCTCATGACACCTATCATTAATCAAACCCATTCTATAAGAATCTGTAACAAAAATAATATCTTGCTGCACTTTCCATTTTTCTGTTTCATCTACCCATAGTTTAGTAAATTCTTTTGGTTTTAATGATGTATCTCTATAATTCCACCATGCTCTTAACCAGTACAAAAGTGTTTCAGCATATTTTTCTTTATCTAGTTTTTTATAATCCCTTGTAAATAAGGTTTCAATGAACTCTTTTGCATCTTTTGATGCTTGTGTATATTCCATACGTTTTATATTTAATTCTGTACACATACGATTATTTTCTTCAAAGTCATTAGAATATTGATTAGGTGTTAATGGATATTCCTTTAATATCTTCATAATCTTTTCAGAACTATAAATAACTTCCCCATCCTCTACCCTATGAACATACTCAATCTGTGTATCTTCATCTATTTCTGTACCAGATCCATTATTTCTCTCATCTACCTCATTACCATTGTCCTTATTAGAACTATTATCTTCATGACCGTTATTATCACTTACACTACTATCATTATTATCTTCATCAGGTGCATCTTCTTGAATCGCTCTAAAAGGCTTTCTCTGCCACTTATCCATCATTCTATGAATAATAGCACTTGCTTCAGCTCTTGTTGAATAATTCTGTGGCTTGAACGTTCCATCTGGCAAACCTGTTATGATACCTAGAAGGTAAGCATCTTTCACATCTTCTTTGTAGTAATAAGAAACAGAAGAAAAATCTTTTACATAATCTTCGATAAGGTCTCTTGCTTTCTCATTTCCTTTATCATCTATAGCCTTTGAGATGATACTAGCCATTTCTTCTCTGGTAATAGGTTCTTGGTAATTAAAGAACTGATCTTCTTTGATTAAACCTAGTTCTAAGGCTTTGTTAATATAATTGGCAGCCCAATATTTTGAATCATATTCAATATCTGTATAACCTAGAGCTATGACAGCCATTTTTATAAAAGCGTCTTTGTTAATATTGAAGCTAGGCTTGAATGTTCCATCTGGAAAACCATTGATAACATTATTGGATACAAGATATTTGATGTTCTGGGTAGCCCAATTATCTTCTGGTACATCTGAAAATATAATTTCATCATTTGCGTGGACACCCATTGTGTTAACAGTTAAACATATTAATAAAATTATTGAGAAACTTAATTTTTTCATTATTCTTTACACTCCTTTTAAAAATCTTAAGATTTTATCATTTGTTTTAATCTACTTTTCATTTGTTCTTTAATAATTTTATCTAACTCTTTATAAAAGTTATTATCCTTATTATAAAATAAGGTGTATACTTTTCTACGTTTATAAACATTAACTTGTATATTAGTTAAATTATTAAATATTCGCATCTTCTTAAGATATTTTTTATTTATATTAAGTTCTGTACATAGGTTATTTTGTAATTCTTTGCTTATTTGTAATTTCATATTAACCTACTTTTTTGTCAATATTAAGAGATGCTAATTTATCTAATATTTCATTATTGAAGTTATTATTTTTTTTCATTAATGTAATGGCTTCTTTATGAGAATGTACTTTTTTACTATAACATCGTCTATATGTTAAAGCGTCGTACACGTCTGCTATTCCTAATATTTGTTCATTCAATGTTATATTAACTTTTTTTTGATATCCACTTCCATCAATTCTTTCATGATGATTTAAAATAGCTTTTCTTATCTCTTCATTTACAATATTCTTGGTAAGTTTATAACCAAAAATAGTATGATTTTTAATATATTCATATTGCTCTTTTGTCAGAGGACCAGGTATTCCTAAAATTTCTTGATCTAAATTTAATTTTCCAAAATCATGTAATAAGGCCCCCATCAAGAGATTAAAAATTTCTATATCATTTAATCCAAGTTTTACTGCCAAATTGTAACTAATTCTAGCGGTTCTAACGCTATGATCAGCAGTATCTAAGATTTGAGATAATGCTCTTATATTCTTGTCATTCATTTATTAATTCAAATCCCCCTTTCAAACTGAAAAATAAAAAAAGCGTATAGGAATAACCCTCTACACTTGAACTGATCATAAACTTTTGATATAATATCTTAGTCGTCTGGGCATTAATGTTTGTGTAGGTAGGGCTTTACCTTCATAACCTTTAAATGTGTTCCCGCACATTTAAAAGCTAGACGACTTTTATTATTTAACTTTAAACACTTAACTTTGTCTTTTTTTGTATCTCTTTCTTATTGCTTCATAACTTACACCGTATTCAACAGCTATATCCTTTATTTTGTCACCATTCTTTATGCGTTTTTCTATTTTTAAGAATTCTCTATCTGTTATTTTATACGGTTTTCTACCAACCTTATGCTGCTTTAAAAGCTTAACTTGTTCCTTTAACTTTAAGTTTTCTTTTTTTAACTTTAAGTTTTCTTCTAATAAATTTCTATACTTTTCCAAGTTATCTCCTTCTTGTATAACTTTCATTATATATATATTATACCATATTCAAATAATAATACAACAAATATTAGTTGTATTTTCAATATTAATTTAGTAAGAAGATACTGGTATTTATCTTAATATAAATGTGTTACATTTTAAGTTATTATTGCTTGGAACTACCTTGTTAAATGTAACACATCTATTCATTATTTTCCTTTTATATCAAATATTATTCTATAAAGATCTTCCCTTTTATTCTCACTTTTAACTTTTTCTTTCTCATTAGACTTTATTTCATAAGCTGTCATATCACATTCAATATAATACTTATAAAATCCTATTATTTCATTTGTATAATTATTTTTATTTATTTTTTCTATAACTATATTTTTAAAATCAATTTCATAAACTTGTTTACCACTATTTTCTAATATTAAATTTAAGTCAAAAAAATCTTTTCCAATTTGATAATCTATTAATATATCTTTTACTTTATATCTCTTTTCATTCTTTGTTTCTCCAGTAAGTGATAATACAATTGATGATGTTTGTCCAAACCAACATAGTTTCATCATATCTGTAATGAAATCATTACTATCAAAATTATCGTTTAAGTTTATTTTTGAAAAGAGTTCTTTTAATTCTGAAATCTTATCCAGGTTATATGTTATACTTTGTACTACCCCATTGTCATATAATTTATAATTATACTGAATATCTCTTAAACTCTTCATATGCTCCACTCCTAACTTATTATTTCTAACCGTCCTCTTTGCTTTGCGTTAATAATAAATATAGCATCTTGTTCTTTACCTTCAAAAGTAATATACATAGCCTCTGCTGCCATATATTCATCTTCATTTTCTTTACTTAGATTTACATCATTTATCTCTATTATTTCTACATTAAATTTTTTTGTTTTTTTATACTCTTCTGGTAAATTTTCATTTAACCCATCATTTGGTGCATAAACCAGTTTTACTTTTTCACCTACATTTACATTAAAATTATTCGCTTTTTCAGGACTGTCGAATTTCACTGAAAATAAAACATGTCCATTTTTAGCTTTATAATCATTAATGATCTTCTCGTCAGTATAACTATTATTTAATATTACTTCTCCATTTGTTATATCTCTTGATGTATATGTATTTAGAACCTGATTTTTGTCTTTAATTGCTTGTTCAGGAATGTTTAATAACCTAAACGTTTTTTCTGAAATACACTCTTCAGTTATCTTTGTATTCCTTTTTAATTCACAATTAAAAATCAAAACTTTTTTTTCTGGTTCTATTTCAGTAGTACTTTTTATTATTATTCCTTCTGTTATAAGTGCAGCTATAAGCAAAACTATAACTATTAATATTTTATTTAATTTCAACCTTCTTATCAATTTAATTCATCACCTACTTTTTAATAGTCTACTGGTAAACTGACTTCTTGGACTATCTCATAACCTATCCATTCCTTTCCCATAAGATCTAATATTATTTGTCTATATAAATGTGGTTTTATGGGTAATAATAGCTTTACCTTAACTGATTTTCTTGGATAATTTATTCTTTTTAATTCTAATACCTTTATTTTAGCATCTGCCATACTTTCATCTTTAGGTGTGAAATCTACATTTAATTTCATATTCTCCCTAATGTAAGATTCGAAAGTACGCTTAAACTTATCATCAAACTCAATCTTCTTTGTAGATCCTCTTTTTATATTTAAAGTTACATAAGTAGCTTCTAGTGAATCTTTTATTATATCGTTTGAATCTCTTCCTATCTTATACATTATTTGCTTTTCATATGCAGCAGTAAAAATAGGCATTAATATAAATAAAACTATTCCTGTAAATAAAATTAACTCAAATACTCCTATCTCACCTTTTTCATTTCTTTTTAAATTCAAAGTACTCACCTAATTTATTATTTTACGGTTAGGGAATTTTCTCTCATACCGTAAAGGTACCTCTCTTAATTTGCGAGATAATAATGACATCAATGTACTATAACTATAAGTAGCCTTAACATCATATGTAATTTTTTCTTTGTATCTTCTAGTTGAGAATGAAGTAATATTAATGGCCAAATTATTTATATTGTCCATTTTTTCTAATTCATCCTGAAGGCTATTTTTTTCTGCTTTAGTTAAGCCTCCTCTTTCTAAAGCTATATTTTTATACTGTTCATTAATAATAGCAAATTCCCTTTCTACACCAAAAGGAATAAACAATTCAACTAAATATATTGTTATTGCTAAAACAATTACTGTACCTATAATTTTTATAGCAACATTAAAAATATTCATTTTTTATCACCATCTAATCTTGCCTATGTAGTTGGGAACATTTTTGAACTAATAGTATTTGTATACCAGTTCTCTACATCTTCTACTACATCATCTGCGAAATCTCTCAATCCTGGAATCAATACAAACGCTCCTACAATAATTACCGCAGCTAAAACAAGAAGAAGACCCATGAAACTCATACCGCTTTCATCATTTACTACCCTTTTAACTTTATTTACTAAAACATCTGCCTTACTTTTAACTAATGCCTCTACTTTTATTAATTTTTCCATTCTCTTTTTCCTCCTATTTTTATCTATAGAATATCTGCTGCTTTGATGCAGCTAATTCTTTAATTAGTGGATAGCATGTAATTACTATGATTATAAATAAAAATAACATAGCAATCCCTATCATTTTCATTTTGTTTTTTTCTGTCTCAATTCTTATGATGTTTATATACTTACTGAATAATTTTTTTTCTTTCTGATCTATCGTAAAATCATTTTGTCCTGTATTTACTCCTTGTCTTATAACAATTGCCAATGATCTAGCTTCATATGTTTTATAATAATCCGTAATGTACTTTGTAGCACTATCAATATCATTTGTACTACTATAAACAGAAGCCATTTTCAACAATCTACTTTTTAATATCTTATCATTTACAGCTTTGTATAAATTATTTATTGCAACATTTACACTTATACCACTACTTATTTGATTATTATAAAATTTGTATATCTTATAAGCCTCTTTCTGAAACATATTTTCATGTTTTTTTATTTCACTATTTAAATATGTTTCAATGATTCCCTTTATCAGGATAGCTATTAATACAGCTCCTATATAATTTCTTTTAAATACTAAGTATATTGCTAAAATAAAAGGAAATATATATCCAAATATAATATATCCTATTACAAGACTTCTTCTTTTTTCTCCAGCTTGTAATAACTTTAGTTCGCATTTATCATAGAAATTATTTAACTTCTTATTCTTCACCTTAATTTTAATGAAATTACTACGTTTATCTTTACGTAGATTAGCAATAGTCTCAAGCGTCCTATCTAATTTTGAATTAATGAATTTATACATATGTCCTACCAGGTATATTGTTAATACCATTACTATAATAATAATTACTGTAAATAGATTATTTGTATGTATCATTTTTACGATTAGATCCATTGCATTACCCCCTTTCAATAATCAAATTTTTTAATTTTTATATTCCAATAAAATCCCATGAAAAAGATTATTGTTGAAATATCTAAAATTACTTTTCCTTCGGTAGTATGCAAATATAAATCGCTCAACGTTTCGTTAACTTGTATGCTATAATAAACTAATATTACAGCCACAATCATTATTATGTATAACATTATTTGATTAATGTAATTCTGCATTTTCCTATTCGTATACTCTTTTTCTATCATATGTGCTTCTTCTTCTAGTCTTCTTATTAAAGCAATTGTATTACCTTTGCACTTTATATTTTGCTTTAAATTTAATATTATATTATAAAATTCCTTGATGTTTACTTTATATGATAGAAGATCCAGTGCTACTTCTGTATCTACTCCATTTTTTATCTGTACAACACATTCTATTAAATACGTGTTGAAAGGCTCAGGCATAACTTCAATGGTCTTATCTAACGCATAAACAAGATTATTTTTTACTTCTAAGAAACTATTTAGTACCGACAAAAAATCTGATACTAATTTTCTAATCTTATTTGAATTATATTGTCCCATAATATCTAGTATGGCTATAGGTAAAAAACTTAAAAAAGCACATATTAATGAAGTTGTTATTATAGAATAGAAATATCCATATACCTTAGAAAAAAGTCCGATAAAAATGCATCCCTGAAAAGTTATAAGTGTATATACATTCGCAAAAGGTATATATCGTTTAATATTACTCCTTTGTATTAGAGTTATATCTAATGTTTCAAGTAAATTCAACTTAATAGTATAATCCTCCTGCATCTGTGTTTTAATAACCTTTATGAGATTTCTTTTAGCTTTCCTATCTAAGGTATTCATAGATCCTTTTAGGCTATTTAAAGTTTTATTAAAAATAGGTTTTATATTGATTCTACTAACTAATTCTATAATTATTATTGCATTAAGGATTAATATTATAATTGTTAGTATTACAGATAAGTGCGATACAGTTACTAATCCATATAACTCTTTTATAAGTCCTTTCATAATTCCTCACATCTTTCTGTTATATCAGTAAAATCAAATTTATCACTATTTCTATCATAGCTATTTAATTTAAGAATTTCTTTTATTTTAAACCCTTTCATATATACAATAATATCTATAGATTGACTTATAACTTCTTTTATAGTGTATACAGGTAAGTTTAAATTTGCTGTATCTGATAATGTTATCAATCTGTCAGGAGCATTTCTAGCTGAACTACTATGAATAGTAGTTTTAATGTTATGATCCGTAGAACCAGCTTTAATAAGTGTATATGCTTCCTTGCCGGTTATTTCACCTACAACATAAGCATCCAATGACATTGTTAGTCCATCTGTTACTAAAGTATTTAAATCTACTGTTACACCCCCAAATTCCTCCTTCTTTATTCTTTGTATTGTAAAGTTTGGATACTTATTTAAATATAACTCTGTATCTTTTTCACAAACTAAATAATTGTTAAGAGGATCATTATTCATTAATATAGCTCTTAATAACGTAGTTTTTCCAGCAGCCCCCTTCCCACATATTAAAATATTATATCTG
This region of Vallitalea longa genomic DNA includes:
- a CDS encoding HD-GYP domain-containing protein yields the protein MNDKNIRALSQILDTADHSVRTARISYNLAVKLGLNDIEIFNLLMGALLHDFGKLNLDQEILGIPGPLTKEQYEYIKNHTIFGYKLTKNIVNEEIRKAILNHHERIDGSGYQKKVNITLNEQILGIADVYDALTYRRCYSKKVHSHKEAITLMKKNNNFNNEILDKLASLNIDKKVG
- a CDS encoding type II secretion system F family protein gives rise to the protein MKGLIKELYGLVTVSHLSVILTIIILILNAIIIIELVSRINIKPIFNKTLNSLKGSMNTLDRKAKRNLIKVIKTQMQEDYTIKLNLLETLDITLIQRSNIKRYIPFANVYTLITFQGCIFIGLFSKVYGYFYSIITTSLICAFLSFLPIAILDIMGQYNSNKIRKLVSDFLSVLNSFLEVKNNLVYALDKTIEVMPEPFNTYLIECVVQIKNGVDTEVALDLLSYKVNIKEFYNIILNLKQNIKCKGNTIALIRRLEEEAHMIEKEYTNRKMQNYINQIMLYIIMIVAVILVYYSIQVNETLSDLYLHTTEGKVILDISTIIFFMGFYWNIKIKKFDY
- a CDS encoding S-layer homology domain-containing protein; translated protein: MKKLSFSIILLICLTVNTMGVHANDEIIFSDVPEDNWATQNIKYLVSNNVINGFPDGTFKPSFNINKDAFIKMAVIALGYTDIEYDSKYWAANYINKALELGLIKEDQFFNYQEPITREEMASIISKAIDDKGNEKARDLIEDYVKDFSSVSYYYKEDVKDAYLLGIITGLPDGTFKPQNYSTRAEASAIIHRMMDKWQRKPFRAIQEDAPDEDNNDSSVSDNNGHEDNSSNKDNGNEVDERNNGSGTEIDEDTQIEYVHRVEDGEVIYSSEKIMKILKEYPLTPNQYSNDFEENNRMCTELNIKRMEYTQASKDAKEFIETLFTRDYKKLDKEKYAETLLYWLRAWWNYRDTSLKPKEFTKLWVDETEKWKVQQDIIFVTDSYRMGLINDRCHEILRGRMYFRYNNHENPDNIKHELELSEQMYSQVENLQMGKWYYVDVDVEMGRPMTNLNITWETSKFMLHSYHYLSDIRLVEGQ